The DNA sequence TCAGCAATACTTCGAAAAACACAAATAGGTTAAATGCATCGCCAGTTAAAAAGGCACCGTTAATTCCCATCAATTGGAACATAATGAGTGGGTGAAAAAAGGCGCCATTTTTATCTTCCCCGGCACTGGCATACATAGTTACCGCTAAGCCTAAAATGGCACTTAAGCAGACCATTAACACCGAGAAGGCATCGGCCATTAATACAATGCCAAAAGGCGCGGACCAATCACCAAGCGCATAGACTTGAATCCCCTGGTCTTTAACTTTTAATAGCAACACAAACGCAACAACGACCATTAAAATATTGGCAGCAATGGTCAATACCCGTTGCTTGGCTAACGAGTTATTTAAGCTTGGAAAAAGCAGAGCAACAGCGACGAAAAAGGGTATTAAAACCGGAAAAATAACTAAATGGTCAAACAAACTCATTAGGATTTTTCCTCCACAGCTAAGCGGTCAAAAGGTTCTGTACCATCTACGTGGTCATTACCCAAGTCCGAGCGTCCACGCATTGCCAAAATCACTGCAAAGGCAGTCATCGCAAAGCCAATAACAATAGCAGTAAGCACCAAGGCTTGCGGTAATGGATCAGCGTAATTTTCACTGCCGTTAAGTACCGCTGGTGCACCTATGGTTAATCCACCACTGGCAAATAGAAACAGGTTAACAGCGTAAGACAATAAAGTAAGGCCAATCACCAAGGTAAATGTATGGCCACGTAACATTAAAAAAATGCCACAGGCACTCATGAAGCCGACACACACGGCGTAGACTAGTTCCATTACCTTTCTCCTTCTGTGATTCGTTCTTTAGTGGTTAGCTGGCCTAGGCTGGCTAATATAAGCAGGGTTGCGCCGATAACGGTGAAGTAAACACCGAGGTCAAATACCAATGCACTGGTGAGTTCAAATTTACCTATCCATGGTAGTGACACATATTCAAACCAAGAGGTTAAAAACGGTCGGCCAAAAATCCAGCTGCCTAAGCCGGTTAATCCGGCGGTCACTAATCCAATGGCGATCATATAGCGGTAGCTAACACTCACACGTTTAGTCATCCAATCAACACCGTGTGCAAGGTATTGTTGAATTAAGGCAATTGATGTAATCAAACCAGCAATAAAACCACCGCCAGGTAAGTTATGCCCACGTATAAAGATGTAAGCAGAAATGAGCAAAAACAGCGGCAACAAGCTTTGCGATACGACCGATAGTAATACTGGATGTTTATCTTTAGCCCATAGGCGGCCATCCTGATCTTTAGTACGCATTGATAAACGCATGCCAGCAATTAGCTTGTAAATACCTAATGCTGCAATGCCAAGTACCGTAATTTCACCAAAGGTATCAAAGCCACGGAAATCGACCAAAATAACGTTAACCACGTTAGTACCGCCACCGCCTGTTTTAGCATTTGCTAAAAAGAACTCAGAAATACTATCCAAAGGATTGGTTATTAAGGCAAAACAAATACTACCGATAATACAGCCTATTAAAGAGGCTATCGCTAAGTCGCGAACAAAGTGACTAGGGCGACTTTTACTGGTGGGGGTATATTGAGGGAAGAAATATAGCGCTAGCAATAACAAAATCACCGTTACAATTTCTACCGAGAGCTGGGTAAGGGCCAAGTCGGGTGCCGAGAAGTAAGCAAAGGTTATCGATACAACTAAACCGACTAACGACAACATTAATAAAGCAATCAGACGGTAATGGCTCCAAATCACGGTTGCAAGCGAGCCTGCCATTAATAAAATGGCAGCGACAATCACTGCCCCATTTATTGGGGTGCCAGGTAGGCTTCCTCTAGTGGTATCTAAGTCGAACAAGGGAGGTGCTATCAGCAATAAGGCGAAGAAACACAGGCAAAAAGCATAGCGTTGTAAAGATCCATTCTCCAATTTTCCCGTTATTTTTTGCGCCCACTTCACGCTGGCCTGAATAAAACCTTCAAATTCAATTTTCGCGTCAATATCCGGGAACATCCCTGAAAATTTGAATAAATGTTTAAGGTTTAGATAAATGGCTAAACCACCAACAATCGCCATGCCACTCATCATTAATGGGATGTTAAATCCATGCCAAAGGGCCAGATTATACTCAGGTAGAGGATGATTGAGCACCGCTAATGACGCACTTTGTAGCAACGGACCAATGGTGTAATTAGGGAACATGCCTACCAACAAACAAATCGCTACTAATACTTCAACGGGAACGCGCATATACCGTGGTGGCTCGTGTGGCGTTTTGGTTAACCCCTTTGGTTCACCGTTAAAGAATACATCATGAATAAAACGCAGTGAGTAAGCGACGGCAAAGGCAGCAGCAATCGTAGATAATACAGGAATTAACCAAGACATGGCGCCTAAAATGCTTTGATCTAACGTTTCTGCAAAGAACATTTCTTTAGATAAAAAGCCATTGAGCAAAGGCACGCCGGCCATCGATGCCGATGCCACCATCGCTAACGTGGCGGTGATAGGCATGTATTTCCACAAACCATTGAGTTGGCGCATATCTCGCGAACCTGATTCATGGTCAATAATTCCGGCAGCCATAAATAATGACGCTTTAAAAATGGCATGATTCATGACGTGAAATATCGCGGCAATAGCAGCCAATTCGGTATTTAAACCGAGTAACAATACAATCAAACCAAGGTGACTAATAGTCGAATAGGCTAACAGACCTTTTAAATCATGTTTAAATAATGCGGTATAAGCACCTAATAACATGGTGAATAAACCGGTTAGTGAGACCACCACAAACCACACTTCAGTATCCGCTAATACCGGGTAAAAACGAGCCAGTAAGAAAATGCCCGCCTTTACCATGGTCGCCGAGTGCAAATAGGCACTGACTGGCGTAGGTGCAGCCATTGCGTGGGGTAACCAAAAGTGGAATGGGAATTGGGCTGATTTGGTAAATGCGCCAATTAAAAATAGACTTAAAATTGCTAAGTAATAAGGGTGTTGTTTTACTAACTCACCGCTATTTAACACAACGTCCAAGTCGTAACTACCTACGACTTGGCCTAACAATATTATCCCAGCCAATAAAGCTAAACCACCACCACCTGTGATGGTAAGCGCCATTCTGGCCCCTTTACGCGCATCACTATTGTGTGACCAAAAACCAATCAACAAGAATGAGCTAATACTGGTTAATTCCCAGTAAAACCATAGTTGTAGCATATTGTTTGACATGACAATGCCGAGCATTGCCGTCATAAACATGATTAAGTAGCAGTAAAAAATCCCCATATTGTCTTTTTCAGACAAGTAGTAGCGAGCATATAAAATCACCAGCAAACCAATGCCTAAAATGAGTAGGCTGAATAATGCAGACAAGCCATCTAAGCGAAACGATAGCGCCAAACCTAACTGTGGGATCCACTCAATGCTCTGGCTAAAAGACTGTCCGGCAAATACCGCAGGCAAGTCGAGCAAAATGAAGCAAAGGGCTAAAGCCGGGAGCATCGCGGTAGCCAGCGTACAAGCGCTGCGACTGAGTTTATTGGTTAATAAGGGGACAATAATCCCTAACATGGGTAAAAAGGGTACCCAAAAATAATACATTTCAGCAAAACTCCATTAGCTTATTAGTTGGTATTTCTGAACAACAATAATAATTAATTGAATAAAAATCAATACTTTGTTCCGTCTAGTCTATTTAAGTTACTAAT is a window from the Psychromonas ingrahamii 37 genome containing:
- a CDS encoding Na+/H+ antiporter subunit C, coding for MELVYAVCVGFMSACGIFLMLRGHTFTLVIGLTLLSYAVNLFLFASGGLTIGAPAVLNGSENYADPLPQALVLTAIVIGFAMTAFAVILAMRGRSDLGNDHVDGTEPFDRLAVEEKS
- a CDS encoding monovalent cation/H+ antiporter subunit A codes for the protein MYYFWVPFLPMLGIIVPLLTNKLSRSACTLATAMLPALALCFILLDLPAVFAGQSFSQSIEWIPQLGLALSFRLDGLSALFSLLILGIGLLVILYARYYLSEKDNMGIFYCYLIMFMTAMLGIVMSNNMLQLWFYWELTSISSFLLIGFWSHNSDARKGARMALTITGGGGLALLAGIILLGQVVGSYDLDVVLNSGELVKQHPYYLAILSLFLIGAFTKSAQFPFHFWLPHAMAAPTPVSAYLHSATMVKAGIFLLARFYPVLADTEVWFVVVSLTGLFTMLLGAYTALFKHDLKGLLAYSTISHLGLIVLLLGLNTELAAIAAIFHVMNHAIFKASLFMAAGIIDHESGSRDMRQLNGLWKYMPITATLAMVASASMAGVPLLNGFLSKEMFFAETLDQSILGAMSWLIPVLSTIAAAFAVAYSLRFIHDVFFNGEPKGLTKTPHEPPRYMRVPVEVLVAICLLVGMFPNYTIGPLLQSASLAVLNHPLPEYNLALWHGFNIPLMMSGMAIVGGLAIYLNLKHLFKFSGMFPDIDAKIEFEGFIQASVKWAQKITGKLENGSLQRYAFCLCFFALLLIAPPLFDLDTTRGSLPGTPINGAVIVAAILLMAGSLATVIWSHYRLIALLMLSLVGLVVSITFAYFSAPDLALTQLSVEIVTVILLLLALYFFPQYTPTSKSRPSHFVRDLAIASLIGCIIGSICFALITNPLDSISEFFLANAKTGGGGTNVVNVILVDFRGFDTFGEITVLGIAALGIYKLIAGMRLSMRTKDQDGRLWAKDKHPVLLSVVSQSLLPLFLLISAYIFIRGHNLPGGGFIAGLITSIALIQQYLAHGVDWMTKRVSVSYRYMIAIGLVTAGLTGLGSWIFGRPFLTSWFEYVSLPWIGKFELTSALVFDLGVYFTVIGATLLILASLGQLTTKERITEGER